One part of the Candidatus Flexicrinis affinis genome encodes these proteins:
- a CDS encoding PIN domain-containing protein produces MKLPDALRGIRRLGFDTAPLIYFIEKHPVYFDRMLYIMRSVDKGLMTGVSATTTLAEVLVQPLKAGDKDLAQRYEAVFLDSNGFHLEPLTAATARLAAELRANYTLRTPDAIHIATAIAAGCDAFLTNDYGFKRVEGIKVLVLDELEPETSIEADDNGNSGEQGVYGTVSDEDTP; encoded by the coding sequence TTGAAGCTGCCGGATGCGCTTCGAGGTATCCGGCGGCTCGGTTTTGACACCGCGCCGCTCATTTATTTCATCGAGAAGCATCCGGTGTATTTCGATCGGATGTTGTACATCATGCGCAGCGTCGACAAAGGGCTGATGACTGGCGTCAGTGCGACGACGACTTTGGCGGAAGTCCTTGTCCAGCCGTTGAAGGCTGGCGATAAGGACTTGGCGCAACGCTATGAGGCCGTGTTCTTGGACAGCAATGGTTTTCACCTGGAACCACTCACTGCCGCCACCGCGCGTCTAGCGGCCGAACTTCGTGCCAACTACACGCTTCGGACACCCGATGCCATTCATATCGCGACAGCCATCGCTGCGGGTTGCGATGCCTTCTTAACGAATGACTACGGTTTCAAGCGCGTAGAAGGAATCAAGGTTCTGGTGCTGGACGAGTTGGAGCCAGAGACATCAATCGAGGCGGACGACAACGGCAACTCTGGCGAACAGGGTGTCTACGGAACAGTCTCGGACGAAGATACCCCCTAA
- a CDS encoding zinc-binding dehydrogenase: MKVAPGVGHVELRDIPEPAPKAGQVKIAVRAAGLCGTDLHILKDEFRSWPPVVLGHEVSGEIVEVGEGVEGWQPGARVTTETYFSFCGTCKYCRAGHTNLCLNRRSIGSAVNGGFTDYVIVPARNLHAIPDHVSFDAGALTEPLACVVHAVTTTPTVSPGDVAVIAGPGAIGLLTLQVVKAAGATVVMLGTDRDQHRLVLARDLGADHTVNVQREDPAPLIASLTDEGLGADVVYECSGAGPAAAQLLTLVRRRGRYVQVGLFGKPVAWDLDQLCFKEIVATGSNASIPAAWSKAVSLIASGKVRTDALITHRFPVTQWEAAFATFENGTGVKAILTPVGQE; the protein is encoded by the coding sequence ATGAAGGTGGCACCCGGTGTTGGGCACGTGGAACTGCGCGACATCCCCGAGCCAGCGCCGAAAGCCGGACAGGTCAAGATCGCGGTGCGCGCCGCCGGTCTGTGCGGGACCGATCTGCACATCCTGAAGGACGAGTTTCGCAGTTGGCCGCCGGTCGTGCTCGGTCACGAGGTCTCCGGCGAAATCGTCGAGGTCGGCGAAGGCGTCGAGGGCTGGCAGCCCGGCGCACGCGTGACGACCGAGACGTACTTCTCATTCTGCGGGACGTGCAAGTACTGCCGCGCCGGCCACACCAACCTGTGCCTCAACCGCCGCTCGATCGGGTCGGCGGTCAACGGCGGGTTCACGGACTACGTCATCGTGCCAGCGCGTAACCTGCACGCGATCCCCGATCACGTATCGTTCGACGCTGGCGCGCTGACCGAGCCGCTGGCGTGTGTCGTGCATGCCGTGACGACCACGCCGACCGTCAGCCCCGGAGACGTCGCGGTGATCGCCGGCCCGGGCGCCATCGGCCTGCTCACGCTGCAAGTGGTCAAGGCAGCAGGCGCAACGGTCGTCATGTTGGGCACCGACCGCGACCAGCACCGCCTTGTGCTGGCCCGCGACCTCGGCGCGGATCACACCGTCAACGTCCAGCGCGAGGATCCCGCGCCGCTGATCGCCTCGCTCACCGACGAGGGCTTGGGCGCGGACGTGGTGTACGAGTGCTCCGGCGCGGGGCCGGCGGCGGCCCAACTGCTCACGCTGGTGCGGCGGCGCGGGCGCTACGTGCAAGTCGGGCTGTTCGGCAAGCCGGTGGCGTGGGATTTGGATCAGCTGTGTTTCAAGGAAATCGTCGCGACCGGCAGCAATGCCAGCATCCCCGCGGCATGGAGCAAGGCCGTCAGCCTGATCGCCAGCGGGAAAGTCCGCACCGACGCGCTCATCACCCACCGCTTCCCGGTCACACAGTGGGAGGCGGCGTTCGCCACGTTCGAGAACGGCACAGGCGTCAAGGCGATCCTCACGCCAGTCGGTCAAGAATAG
- a CDS encoding Gfo/Idh/MocA family oxidoreductase produces the protein MTQAVVVGTGFIGPVHVEALRRIGVHVRGVLGVTPDKSRAAADSMRLEVAYDDFQSVLDDPQVDSIHITTPNQTHLEFSKRALMAGKHVICEKPLAMNATETAELVALSHSHPNQVAAVNYNKRFYPLVQHAREAVAAGEIGEVRGVRGGYLQDWLMYETDWNWRLVPEEGGATRAIGDIGTHWMDLIGFITGLKITEVMADLHTFIPVRRKPKQAVATFVGKEQAAAVETEPVDIYTEDWGAVLFHYSNGARGTMLVSQVSGGRKNYCHFEIVGSKGSLAWDVENPNEMWIGRRDAPNGILIKDPSLMLPAGRAANSYPGGHTEGFDDSFKQLYASIYRYMEAGDFGAPKPYPTFEDGHYEVVLCDKIVESHRTRGWVSV, from the coding sequence ATGACTCAGGCGGTTGTGGTTGGCACCGGCTTTATCGGCCCGGTTCACGTCGAGGCGCTCCGGCGCATCGGCGTCCACGTGCGCGGGGTGTTGGGCGTCACGCCGGACAAGAGTCGTGCGGCGGCAGACTCGATGCGGCTTGAGGTCGCTTACGACGATTTTCAGTCCGTTCTCGACGACCCGCAGGTCGACTCCATCCATATCACCACGCCCAACCAGACACACCTCGAATTCAGCAAGCGCGCGCTGATGGCCGGCAAGCACGTCATCTGCGAGAAGCCGCTGGCGATGAACGCGACCGAAACGGCCGAACTGGTGGCGCTCTCGCACAGTCATCCCAATCAGGTTGCGGCGGTCAATTACAACAAGCGCTTCTACCCGCTGGTGCAGCACGCCCGCGAGGCCGTCGCTGCCGGCGAGATCGGCGAGGTGCGCGGCGTGCGCGGCGGCTATCTGCAAGACTGGCTGATGTACGAGACCGACTGGAACTGGCGTCTCGTGCCGGAGGAGGGCGGCGCGACGCGCGCCATCGGTGACATCGGCACGCACTGGATGGACTTGATTGGCTTCATCACCGGCCTCAAGATCACGGAAGTGATGGCTGACCTGCACACGTTCATCCCGGTCCGGCGCAAGCCCAAGCAGGCAGTCGCCACGTTTGTCGGCAAGGAGCAGGCCGCCGCGGTCGAGACCGAGCCGGTCGATATCTATACCGAGGACTGGGGCGCGGTGCTGTTCCACTACAGCAACGGCGCGCGCGGCACGATGCTCGTCTCGCAGGTCAGCGGCGGACGCAAGAACTACTGCCACTTCGAGATCGTCGGCAGCAAGGGCTCGCTGGCGTGGGATGTCGAGAATCCCAACGAGATGTGGATTGGGCGGCGCGACGCGCCCAACGGCATTCTGATCAAGGATCCGTCGTTGATGCTGCCCGCGGGACGTGCCGCCAACAGTTATCCGGGCGGGCATACCGAAGGCTTCGACGACAGCTTCAAACAGTTGTACGCGTCGATCTACCGCTACATGGAAGCCGGCGACTTCGGCGCGCCGAAGCCATACCCGACTTTCGAGGACGGGCACTATGAGGTCGTACTGTGCGACAAGATCGTGGAGAGCCACCGCACGCGCGGGTGGGTATCTGTTTAG